From Paraflavitalea devenefica, the proteins below share one genomic window:
- a CDS encoding glycoside hydrolase family 76 protein: MKPINLFLLLSIALLTACSKKSNTPVVTTPKPVAFTAQDATAAFNTFNTYFYSPVDKLYYNTTEKKAIGSIWTQAIFWDLAMDAYRRTNDAAYLQLVKDIYQGGFNRYSQYDWENKTTWFIYDDIMWWVISLARASEMTGNSDYLTLSQSGFQRVWRDAYDAVKGGMWWDFNKTGKNACINFPTVIAAMQLYKLTNDAAYLDKAKTIYDWSVINLVNTANGRVADNNINGNKGWSDYTYNQGTYIGASVLLYKALNNNVYLNNAKLAADYTQKTMCDVNSILPAEGDWNEQGVLKAIFARYIMMLIKDTDQSQYLAWIRKNINKAWGNRDPGRGLMYRNYNITCPPGTIQSYEASSAVAFMQLCPPEQ; this comes from the coding sequence ATGAAACCCATAAACCTGTTCCTGCTGTTATCCATCGCGCTACTAACCGCCTGCTCCAAAAAGAGCAACACGCCGGTCGTAACCACCCCCAAGCCCGTAGCCTTTACCGCACAGGATGCCACAGCCGCTTTCAATACCTTCAACACGTATTTTTATAGTCCGGTAGATAAACTCTACTACAACACCACCGAAAAGAAAGCGATAGGTTCTATCTGGACGCAAGCCATCTTCTGGGATCTGGCCATGGATGCTTACAGGCGTACCAACGATGCCGCCTATCTTCAACTCGTAAAAGACATCTACCAGGGTGGATTTAACCGTTACAGTCAGTACGACTGGGAAAACAAAACCACCTGGTTCATCTATGACGATATTATGTGGTGGGTCATCTCCCTGGCAAGGGCATCTGAAATGACCGGCAATAGCGATTATCTTACTCTTTCCCAAAGCGGTTTTCAACGGGTATGGCGCGATGCGTATGATGCGGTGAAAGGCGGTATGTGGTGGGACTTCAATAAAACAGGTAAGAATGCCTGTATTAACTTTCCCACGGTGATTGCAGCCATGCAATTGTATAAACTCACCAATGATGCGGCTTACCTCGATAAGGCGAAGACCATCTACGACTGGTCGGTCATCAACCTGGTCAATACCGCCAATGGGCGGGTAGCCGATAACAACATCAACGGCAATAAAGGCTGGAGCGATTATACCTATAACCAGGGCACCTATATCGGTGCTTCTGTACTATTGTACAAGGCATTAAATAATAATGTTTATTTGAATAATGCAAAGCTGGCGGCAGACTATACACAGAAAACCATGTGCGATGTAAATAGTATATTGCCGGCAGAAGGGGATTGGAATGAACAAGGGGTATTAAAAGCTATTTTTGCGCGGTACATCATGATGCTGATAAAGGATACCGATCAGTCACAATACCTGGCCTGGATCAGGAAGAACATCAACAAGGCCTGGGGCAACAGGGACCCCGGCCGCGGATTAATGTACAGGAATTATAATATAACATGCCCGCCGGGTACCATTCAATCGTATGAAGCCAGCAGTGCGGTGGCTTTCATGCAGCTATGCCCGCCGGAACAATAA